From the Cryptomeria japonica chromosome 2, Sugi_1.0, whole genome shotgun sequence genome, one window contains:
- the LOC131054289 gene encoding pentatricopeptide repeat-containing protein At3g22470, mitochondrial-like produces MLRKGCPPDVVAYNILIDGLCQSNRGKEAFTLIFEMQNRGHLPDVITYNTLISAFCRTGEMNMVEKLLEEMATGNLKPDEVTYNTVIDGLCKAGDLSRAQSLLNRMLDAVTYNCLIDAHCKVGEMDKYFLNMKVAGIAPNVVTYNILIGSVQGKQT; encoded by the coding sequence ATGCTAAGGAAAGGCTGCCCACCAGATGTTGTTGCTTACAACATTCTAATCGATGGTTTATGTCAGAGTAACAGGGGAAAGGAAGCATTCACACTTATTTTTGAGATGCAAAACAGGGGACATCTCCCTGATGTAATTACATATAATACACTAATAAGTGCATTCTGTAGAACAGGAGAAATGAACATGGTAGAAAAGTTGTTAGAGGAGATGGCAACAGGGAATTTGAAACCTGATGAAGTGACATACAACACAGTCATTGATGGTCTGTGCAAGGCAGGAGATCTTTCTAGAGCACAATCACTCTTGAATAGGATGCTAGATGCAGTCACTTATAACTGTCTGATTGACGCCCACTGCAAAGTTGGTGAAATGGATAAGTATTTTTTAAACATGAAAGTGGCCGGTATTGCCCCAAATGTTGTAACCTATAATATATTGATTGGTTCTGTGCAAGGAAAACAAACTTGA
- the LOC131859371 gene encoding pentatricopeptide repeat-containing protein At1g62680, mitochondrial-like, whose translation MEDASRALKNYSHDSQYKELHDEIAHHFVNLLEKHSEMNTARMNATPVFVEERSSSQKKIFEGFVCLLCSVNPMKMEIMHNLIEASISPDTITCNTLINGLYKVCREDEALRLVAGMENSYTVIDGLCKVERVDNALGLVAKMLQEGYILNIYTYSSLIDGFYKAGKIDKDCNLFVKMKEFGPIPDEVTYI comes from the exons ATGGAAGATGCATCAAGAGCCCTAAAAAACTATTCGCACGATTCACAATACAAAGAATTGCATGATGAAATTGCCCATCATTTCGTGAATTTATTGGAAAAGCATTCAGAAATGAATACTGCACGTATGAATGCCACTCCA GTATTTGTTGAGGAGAGAAGTTCAAGCCAGAAGAAGATATTTGAGGGTTTTGTTTGCTTGCTCTGCTCTGTTAACCCAATGAAGATGGAGATTATGCACAACTTGATAGAAGCTTCCATTTCTCCCGATACTATTACGTGCAATACACTAATTAATGGTCTCTACAAGGTGTGTAGGGAAGATGAGGCTCTAAGGTTAGTGGCTGGAATGGAAAATAGTTACACCGTGATTGATGGTCTTTGCAAAGTAGAAAGAGTAGATAACGCTTTGGGATTAGTAGCCAAAATGTTACAAGAGGGCTATATTCTTAACATCTATACTTATAGTAGTCTGATAGATGGCTTTTACAAGGCTGGAAAAATAGACAAAGACTGCAATCTGTTCGTAAAAATGAAGGAGTTTGGTCCTATTCCAGATGAAGTGACATACATTTAA